In one Bacillus sp. PK3_68 genomic region, the following are encoded:
- a CDS encoding 3-hydroxybutyrate dehydrogenase — MNKALAGKTAFITGSASGIGLEIARTFAEEGANIVISDLNAEKSKQVVSELKEQGFTGLAAPCDVTNEEAYKNSLRSAQQTFGKIDILVNNAGLQYVAPIEEFPTEKFEQLIKVMLTAPFIGIKHVFPAMKEQGFGRIINMASVNGIIGFAGKAAYNSAKHGVIGLTKVAALEGAAYGVTVNALCPGYVDTPLVRGQLGDLAETRNVSLDRAIEEVLLPLVPQKRLLTVAEIADYAVFLASDKARGVTGQAVVLDGGYTAQ; from the coding sequence ATGAACAAAGCATTAGCTGGAAAAACAGCGTTTATTACAGGATCGGCCAGCGGGATTGGCTTAGAGATTGCCAGGACATTTGCTGAAGAAGGAGCCAATATCGTTATTTCAGATTTAAATGCAGAAAAAAGTAAACAGGTGGTTTCAGAATTAAAAGAACAAGGGTTCACGGGATTGGCCGCTCCATGTGATGTCACTAATGAGGAAGCTTATAAAAATAGTCTTCGATCAGCACAGCAAACTTTCGGAAAAATAGATATCTTAGTTAACAATGCAGGGCTTCAATATGTTGCTCCCATCGAAGAGTTTCCTACAGAGAAATTTGAGCAGCTAATAAAAGTGATGTTAACGGCTCCGTTCATTGGAATAAAACACGTATTCCCAGCCATGAAGGAACAGGGCTTCGGCAGAATCATCAATATGGCTTCTGTAAACGGCATTATTGGCTTCGCTGGAAAAGCAGCATATAATAGCGCCAAGCATGGAGTCATTGGTCTAACGAAGGTAGCAGCCTTAGAAGGTGCGGCATATGGAGTCACTGTCAATGCTTTATGCCCCGGCTACGTGGATACACCGTTAGTCAGAGGGCAATTAGGCGACTTGGCAGAAACAAGAAATGTCAGTTTGGACCGTGCGATTGAGGAAGTTTTACTACCGCTTGTCCCGCAAAAACGGCTGTTAACGGTAGCAGAAATCGCTGATTATGCGGTCTTTTTAGCAAGCGACAAAGCGAGGGGGGTGACAGGGCAAGCGGTCGTGCTGGATGGCGGCTACACAGCCCAATAA
- a CDS encoding SDR family oxidoreductase: MSHIQKKIALITGASSQGEIGTAICRKLASQGINIFFTHWNSDEVWIEKFQQEILRMGVRCGAMKIDLSDANAAFIIYEEILAKLGYPSILINNAAHSTSNDYLSLDAKSLDDHYAVNMRSNFLLCVEFARRFKKSNLESGRIINMTSGQDLAPMPGELAYVATKGAISAFTRSLSQELAPLGITVNAVNPGPTDSTWMTDEIRNFLLPRFPMGRIGTPDDVARVIAFLASDEAEWITGQIIHSEGGFVRG; this comes from the coding sequence ATGAGTCATATTCAAAAAAAAATTGCACTAATTACAGGAGCGAGCAGTCAAGGAGAGATTGGTACAGCTATTTGTCGTAAGTTAGCCTCACAGGGGATAAATATTTTCTTTACTCACTGGAATTCTGATGAGGTATGGATAGAAAAATTTCAGCAAGAAATTTTACGAATGGGTGTCCGTTGCGGGGCAATGAAAATTGATTTATCAGATGCAAATGCTGCCTTTATCATATATGAGGAAATTTTGGCTAAATTAGGGTATCCCTCAATCTTAATTAATAATGCAGCTCATTCCACAAGTAATGATTATTTATCGTTAGATGCTAAATCACTTGATGATCATTATGCGGTTAATATGAGGTCAAATTTTCTTCTTTGTGTGGAGTTTGCTCGTCGTTTTAAAAAATCTAATTTAGAATCGGGAAGAATAATAAATATGACATCAGGGCAGGATTTAGCTCCTATGCCCGGGGAGTTAGCCTATGTAGCAACTAAAGGGGCTATTTCTGCCTTTACTAGGTCGTTATCACAAGAACTTGCACCATTAGGAATCACTGTTAATGCTGTAAATCCAGGTCCAACAGATTCTACATGGATGACGGATGAAATAAGAAATTTTCTTTTACCTAGATTTCCAATGGGCCGTATTGGTACACCAGATGACGTGGCACGGGTTATTGCTTTTCTTGCAAGTGATGAGGCTGAATGGATAACTGGACAAATCATACATTCAGAGGGTGGATTTGTTCGCGGGTAG
- a CDS encoding GntP family permease, translating to MDLLVILLSLGLLIFFAYRGYSVILFAPICALLAVLLIAPLHVLPFFSGVFMEKMVGFIKSYFAVFLLGAIFGKVVEMSGIAESIAKTIVRWLGARRAMLTIVLLGAILTYSGVSLFVAVFAIYPFAAQMFRQADIPKRLIPGTIALGAFTFTMDALPGTPQIQNVIPISFFKTNIYAAPTLGIIGGILVLAAGLFYLEMRRKKAEKAGEGYYGFESEEAAAVESAKAQGTGVEPSNLASQQSVARQVLAFIPLLLVGITNKLFITYIPKWYPNGFDFSAIGLKDYSVDVAAVAPVWAIIMALLVGIVSSIAYDWKRVTQGFKEGVNTAIGGSLLATMNTGAEYGFGGIIAALPGFAKISDGISSTFTNPLVNGAVTTTTLAGMTGSASGGMGIALGAMADKYNQAIAAANIPPEVMHRVVAMASGGMDTLPHNGAVITLLAVTGLTHKQSYRDIFAITVIKTLAVFVVIALYTFLGII from the coding sequence ATGGATTTGCTAGTTATTTTATTGTCGCTCGGACTCTTAATCTTTTTTGCTTATCGAGGTTACTCAGTTATTTTGTTTGCGCCCATATGCGCGCTTCTCGCTGTCCTGTTAATTGCACCGCTGCATGTTTTGCCGTTCTTTTCAGGTGTATTTATGGAAAAGATGGTCGGTTTTATTAAATCCTATTTTGCTGTTTTTCTATTAGGGGCTATTTTTGGGAAAGTCGTAGAAATGTCCGGAATCGCGGAATCTATCGCCAAGACGATTGTACGTTGGCTCGGGGCCAGACGGGCTATGTTGACGATCGTGTTATTAGGAGCAATTTTAACGTATAGCGGCGTTAGTTTATTCGTGGCCGTGTTTGCCATTTATCCATTCGCAGCCCAAATGTTCCGGCAGGCAGATATTCCAAAAAGGCTCATTCCAGGAACGATTGCTCTCGGTGCGTTTACCTTTACGATGGATGCCCTGCCAGGAACGCCGCAGATTCAAAATGTCATTCCTATTTCGTTTTTCAAAACAAATATTTATGCAGCGCCAACACTCGGGATTATTGGGGGGATTCTTGTTTTAGCTGCAGGCTTGTTTTATCTGGAAATGAGGAGAAAGAAAGCTGAAAAGGCCGGTGAAGGCTATTACGGCTTTGAATCAGAAGAAGCAGCTGCTGTGGAAAGTGCCAAGGCACAAGGGACGGGCGTTGAGCCCTCTAATCTGGCTTCACAACAGTCAGTAGCCAGACAGGTTCTTGCTTTTATTCCGCTTCTTCTCGTTGGGATCACTAATAAGCTGTTTATTACGTATATACCAAAATGGTACCCCAATGGTTTTGACTTTTCTGCCATTGGCTTAAAGGATTATTCAGTAGATGTCGCCGCCGTTGCACCTGTTTGGGCGATTATTATGGCCTTATTAGTGGGGATTGTCTCATCAATAGCGTACGATTGGAAACGTGTTACACAGGGATTTAAAGAAGGCGTAAACACAGCAATCGGCGGTTCACTGCTGGCGACTATGAATACCGGGGCGGAATATGGATTTGGGGGAATTATCGCCGCGCTTCCGGGATTTGCAAAAATAAGTGATGGGATTTCTAGTACATTCACCAACCCGCTTGTAAATGGAGCAGTGACGACAACGACACTTGCCGGTATGACCGGATCGGCCTCTGGCGGTATGGGTATTGCATTGGGAGCGATGGCAGATAAGTACAACCAGGCAATTGCAGCGGCTAATATCCCTCCTGAAGTGATGCATAGGGTAGTAGCTATGGCTTCTGGCGGCATGGATACTCTTCCTCATAACGGGGCTGTCATCACGCTGCTTGCTGTGACTGGATTAACACACAAGCAATCGTATCGAGACATATTTGCCATTACAGTCATTAAGACATTAGCTGTATTCGTTGTGATCGCGCTTTATACATTTTTGGGGATTATTTAA
- a CDS encoding LytTR family DNA-binding domain-containing protein, translating to MDLSIKTVIADDELYSRDELKHLLEAFPSIHIIGEVESGEAAVMKALHLQPDIIFLDVEMPRMNGMEAAKALMELKKPPLIVFATAYPQFAAEAFRYEAVDYLLKPYDEDQLKETIERIEKKILSVTEAEASKPAGKLAVESNGEIFYLEPKEILYTFRDDKLTKIITKTGEFDTKIPLKDLENRLHTFHFFRIHKSYLVNLEYITRLTPWFNGAYQLQVEGREERLSVSRNYVKGLRRRLEI from the coding sequence TGATGAGCTGAAGCATCTGTTAGAGGCCTTTCCCTCCATTCATATTATTGGTGAAGTTGAATCTGGAGAAGCTGCCGTCATGAAGGCACTTCATCTGCAACCGGATATTATATTTTTAGATGTCGAAATGCCACGGATGAATGGAATGGAAGCAGCTAAAGCGTTAATGGAATTAAAAAAGCCTCCCTTAATTGTTTTTGCGACTGCTTATCCGCAATTTGCGGCTGAAGCATTCCGATACGAGGCAGTTGACTACTTATTGAAGCCCTATGACGAAGATCAATTGAAGGAAACCATTGAACGCATCGAAAAAAAGATCCTCTCTGTCACAGAGGCTGAAGCAAGCAAACCAGCGGGCAAACTGGCGGTTGAATCAAATGGGGAAATTTTTTATTTGGAGCCTAAAGAGATTCTTTACACATTTAGAGATGATAAATTAACTAAAATTATTACGAAAACCGGTGAGTTTGATACAAAAATTCCGCTGAAGGATTTGGAAAACCGGCTTCATACTTTTCACTTTTTCCGAATCCATAAGAGCTATCTTGTTAATTTAGAGTACATCACCCGCCTTACTCCCTGGTTTAATGGCGCTTACCAGCTGCAGGTGGAAGGAAGAGAGGAAAGGCTGTCAGTTAGTCGAAATTATGTAAAAGGGTTAAGAAGACGGTTGGAAATTTAA
- a CDS encoding undecaprenyl-diphosphatase has product MNFFQLNVDLFRFINDLGKHFTYLNPSMTFIAEYTVFILALSVTLFWFTRTEDNRMMIICGAFTLAVAEVFGKIAGKLHSNHQPFAELENVNKLLGHAVDNSFPSDHTILFFSFCMTFYLFKKRGRLLWILLATLVGLSRIWVGVHYPADVITGALLSIFTALIVCQVVPKLSVMRKLLAIYEKGEQVILPAKNNSREY; this is encoded by the coding sequence GTGAATTTTTTCCAACTAAACGTTGATTTGTTTAGATTTATTAATGATCTCGGAAAGCATTTCACCTATTTAAATCCATCTATGACTTTCATCGCTGAATATACAGTCTTTATCTTAGCCTTAAGCGTCACTCTTTTTTGGTTTACGAGAACGGAGGACAATAGAATGATGATTATCTGTGGGGCCTTCACTCTGGCCGTAGCTGAGGTATTCGGAAAGATTGCTGGAAAACTCCATTCAAACCACCAGCCATTTGCTGAGCTGGAAAATGTAAATAAGCTGTTAGGACACGCAGTAGATAACTCTTTTCCAAGTGATCATACCATATTATTCTTTTCGTTTTGTATGACCTTTTATTTATTTAAAAAGAGGGGGAGGTTGTTATGGATTTTATTGGCTACCCTCGTTGGCCTCTCGCGTATTTGGGTGGGTGTTCATTACCCGGCAGATGTCATTACAGGAGCACTTCTTAGTATCTTCACGGCTCTCATTGTTTGTCAGGTAGTACCTAAGTTGAGCGTCATGAGAAAGCTGTTAGCCATTTACGAGAAAGGTGAACAAGTTATCCTTCCTGCAAAAAATAATTCGAGAGAATATTAA
- a CDS encoding CoA-acylating methylmalonate-semialdehyde dehydrogenase yields the protein MEKLVEVQKITHFIGGEMKPGTSKRFGKVYKPSTGEIMALCPYASTEEVNATVEIAKKAFGVWKKTPVAQRIEVIHRFRSLLVEKTDELANLIGLESGKTLSDAKGEISRGIESVDLAINAPHLLKGEYSVNVGGEINAYSMKQPLGVVAAISPFNFPFMVPVSMSTMAVACGNAVILKPSEKVPNSALFFSELWKQAGLPDGVWNVINGDKEAVDALLKHPDVPAISFVGSTKIAQYIYEEGCRNHKRVAAFGGGKNHMIIMPDADLDLAVNSFLGAAYGAASQRCMAISAAVPVGEKTAEAFVAKLKSRVEELKVGAYNDENADFGALISQESKETVTRFIEQSIQEGAHLCVDGRNPKVENAQGFFLGATLLDHVTPNMEIYREEVFGPARIVVRVDTLDEAIELINNHEYGNGVTIFTNNGYAGRKFAEQIEVGMVGINVPIPIPVGYHNFGGWKRSKFGEGHMFGPDTARFFTKSKTISERWPENQVYSDQVDFDFPSNR from the coding sequence ATGGAAAAATTAGTCGAGGTACAAAAGATCACTCATTTTATCGGTGGAGAAATGAAGCCAGGGACGAGCAAGCGTTTCGGCAAAGTGTACAAGCCTTCAACAGGTGAGATAATGGCTCTATGTCCATATGCTTCAACAGAGGAAGTAAATGCAACAGTAGAAATAGCTAAAAAAGCTTTTGGTGTCTGGAAAAAAACGCCTGTTGCTCAAAGGATAGAAGTCATTCACCGCTTCAGAAGCCTGCTAGTTGAGAAGACTGATGAACTAGCAAACTTAATTGGCCTCGAGAGCGGCAAAACCCTTTCTGATGCTAAAGGTGAAATCAGCAGGGGCATTGAATCGGTTGATCTAGCCATTAATGCTCCCCATCTTTTGAAAGGCGAGTACTCCGTTAATGTAGGCGGAGAAATTAATGCTTATTCGATGAAGCAACCACTTGGTGTAGTCGCTGCTATTTCGCCATTTAATTTTCCTTTCATGGTTCCGGTTTCCATGTCGACAATGGCTGTAGCGTGCGGAAATGCCGTTATTTTAAAACCTTCCGAAAAAGTACCCAATTCGGCGTTATTCTTCTCGGAGCTCTGGAAACAGGCGGGTCTGCCGGATGGCGTATGGAATGTCATTAACGGGGATAAAGAAGCGGTAGATGCTTTGCTGAAACATCCTGATGTTCCGGCCATCTCTTTTGTAGGGTCTACGAAGATTGCCCAATATATTTACGAGGAAGGATGCCGGAATCATAAAAGAGTAGCGGCCTTCGGTGGTGGAAAAAATCATATGATTATTATGCCTGATGCTGATTTAGACCTCGCTGTTAACTCCTTCCTCGGAGCAGCATACGGAGCTGCTTCCCAGCGCTGCATGGCTATCTCTGCAGCGGTGCCCGTAGGAGAAAAAACAGCGGAGGCCTTCGTAGCCAAGTTAAAAAGTCGAGTGGAAGAATTGAAGGTTGGTGCCTATAACGATGAGAACGCCGACTTTGGTGCTCTTATTTCACAAGAATCAAAGGAAACAGTGACAAGATTTATAGAACAGAGCATTCAAGAGGGTGCCCACTTATGCGTAGACGGACGGAATCCCAAAGTTGAGAATGCACAAGGCTTCTTTCTTGGAGCCACTTTGCTCGATCATGTAACTCCTAATATGGAAATCTATCGTGAAGAAGTATTTGGTCCAGCGCGGATCGTCGTTCGTGTCGATACGTTGGACGAAGCGATTGAACTAATTAATAATCACGAATATGGAAATGGCGTAACGATATTTACAAATAACGGATATGCAGGCCGAAAGTTCGCGGAACAAATTGAAGTCGGCATGGTCGGCATCAATGTACCGATTCCAATTCCGGTCGGTTACCACAATTTTGGCGGATGGAAGCGTTCAAAGTTTGGCGAAGGCCATATGTTTGGGCCGGACACGGCACGCTTCTTTACAAAATCAAAAACAATCTCCGAAAGATGGCCGGAAAACCAGGTTTATAGCGACCAGGTAGACTTTGACTTCCCTAGCAATCGGTAA
- the rluF gene encoding 23S rRNA pseudouridine(2604) synthase RluF translates to MRINKFISESGKTSRRGADKLISEGKVTINGKLAEVGSQVEPGDDVRINGESVQIEKNHVYIALNKPVGITSTTEKHVKGNIVDFVNHPLRIFHIGRLDKDSDGLILLTNDGDIVNEILRAENNHEKEYIVTVDKPITSEFLKKMASGVEILDTKTLPCEVIQTSKYEFHIILKQGLNRQIRRMCAALGYKVLRLQRIRIMNIHLGSLPIGQWRDLTKKERTQLFKDLDYEPKQW, encoded by the coding sequence TTGCGTATTAATAAATTCATTAGCGAGTCAGGAAAAACATCCAGAAGAGGAGCAGATAAATTAATTAGTGAAGGAAAAGTAACCATCAATGGAAAGTTGGCCGAAGTAGGAAGCCAGGTAGAACCCGGCGATGACGTCCGAATTAATGGAGAATCTGTTCAAATAGAGAAAAACCATGTGTACATTGCATTAAATAAACCAGTTGGCATCACAAGTACAACAGAAAAGCATGTAAAAGGAAACATTGTTGACTTCGTCAATCACCCTTTGCGAATTTTCCATATTGGACGGCTTGATAAAGACTCAGATGGCCTCATTCTCCTTACAAATGACGGCGACATTGTAAATGAAATTTTGCGTGCTGAAAATAATCACGAGAAAGAATATATCGTCACTGTAGACAAGCCAATTACCTCCGAATTCTTAAAGAAAATGGCTAGTGGTGTGGAAATTTTAGATACAAAAACACTTCCTTGTGAAGTCATCCAAACCTCAAAGTATGAGTTTCACATCATATTAAAACAAGGCTTAAACCGGCAAATCCGCCGCATGTGCGCGGCACTCGGGTATAAAGTGTTAAGGCTCCAGCGCATCCGGATTATGAACATTCACCTAGGCAGCCTGCCTATTGGGCAATGGAGAGATTTGACGAAAAAAGAACGCACCCAGTTATTCAAAGACCTGGACTATGAGCCGAAACAGTGGTAA
- a CDS encoding sigma 54-interacting transcriptional regulator → MKRAFEKIPDSWYEQIINLLAERVVVVDRNGIILYINEGYCEFIGTTVEEAVNRPVQDIIENSRMHIVAQTGQTELAALQSINGSEMIANRFPLFENGEIVGAVGSVMFRNPEEWQMYKTKIQNLVEELKYYQARAQRDLQSRYNFNDLIGDSPAFLSVKNLAQRISGSNSSVLLIGESGTGKELFAHAIHHNSMRASGPFVAINCSSIPEHLLESELFGYEDGAFTGAKKGGKKGQFEMANEGTLFLDEIGDMPLSMQSKLLRVLQEKEIHRVGGQKSISVDVRIIAATHRDLEKMVKEGEFRQDLYYRLNVIKIEIPPLRQRKEDVLSISRFLLKKLEKKFYRSGIELSQEVALKLRQHSWPGNIRELENVLERSINVLDGKVIQLVHLPLYLRDQEAGGAEETEINIQCDPDPASISASMSVLPLKETLAVVEKQAIQQALTAAKGNKIKAAKLLEISKTSFYDKCRLYDIK, encoded by the coding sequence ATGAAACGGGCTTTTGAAAAAATTCCTGACAGCTGGTATGAGCAAATCATTAACTTATTGGCAGAAAGAGTGGTTGTTGTCGATCGCAACGGCATAATTCTCTATATCAATGAGGGATACTGCGAATTTATTGGGACGACGGTAGAAGAAGCAGTCAATCGTCCGGTACAGGACATAATTGAAAACTCACGCATGCATATCGTTGCCCAAACGGGACAAACCGAACTGGCTGCCCTTCAATCAATTAATGGCAGCGAAATGATTGCTAACCGGTTCCCTCTGTTTGAGAATGGAGAAATTGTCGGCGCTGTAGGCAGTGTCATGTTTCGCAATCCAGAAGAGTGGCAGATGTACAAAACAAAAATCCAAAATCTCGTGGAAGAGTTGAAGTATTATCAAGCAAGAGCCCAGCGAGATTTGCAAAGTAGGTATAACTTTAATGATTTAATTGGAGACAGCCCTGCTTTTCTGTCGGTCAAAAATCTTGCTCAAAGAATCTCAGGTAGCAACTCCTCGGTCTTACTGATCGGTGAATCGGGCACGGGAAAGGAATTGTTTGCCCACGCCATTCACCATAACAGCATGCGCGCGTCCGGTCCTTTCGTTGCCATTAATTGCTCCTCTATCCCGGAACATCTGCTGGAGTCCGAGCTGTTTGGCTATGAGGATGGAGCTTTTACAGGAGCCAAAAAAGGCGGAAAGAAGGGGCAGTTTGAAATGGCCAATGAAGGTACGCTTTTCTTGGATGAAATCGGGGATATGCCTCTCTCTATGCAAAGTAAATTGTTAAGAGTGCTTCAGGAAAAAGAGATTCACCGGGTAGGCGGCCAAAAATCCATTTCTGTGGACGTGCGGATCATTGCAGCGACCCACCGCGATTTAGAAAAGATGGTGAAGGAGGGGGAGTTCCGCCAGGATTTATACTATCGCTTAAATGTCATCAAAATCGAAATTCCTCCATTGAGACAAAGAAAGGAAGACGTGCTTTCTATCTCCCGATTTTTACTGAAGAAGCTAGAGAAAAAATTTTACCGCAGTGGCATTGAATTATCACAAGAGGTGGCATTGAAGTTAAGGCAGCATTCCTGGCCGGGAAACATCCGTGAATTGGAAAATGTGCTGGAGCGTTCAATCAATGTGCTGGATGGCAAGGTGATTCAATTGGTTCATCTGCCCCTATATTTGCGCGACCAGGAAGCTGGAGGAGCAGAGGAAACGGAAATCAATATACAGTGTGACCCTGACCCAGCAAGTATTTCTGCATCTATGTCAGTATTACCGTTAAAAGAAACACTAGCTGTTGTTGAAAAACAAGCCATTCAACAGGCTTTAACTGCTGCAAAAGGAAATAAAATAAAAGCAGCCAAGCTATTAGAAATCAGTAAAACCAGCTTTTACGATAAATGCAGATTATATGATATTAAATAA
- a CDS encoding alpha-hydroxy-acid oxidizing protein, whose protein sequence is MRNCEDIQMKFYQSGDEGAKLLPVSIKEWEEKAKKTLAAGPFDYVNGGAGAGDTMRANLEAFQKYQLRPRICRDVSKRDLTIKLFDQSIPVPIFLAPIGVNSILHPEAELAPAKAAAQLGVPYILSNVSTKSMEEVAEAMGDALRWFQLYPPKDHDLTNSFLKRAEDAGYSAIVVTIDSILLGWREKDLHNAYLPFLSGEGMGNYFSDPVFRSKLEEPPEKNVKAASRKVLDEGNNTAFTWKELEYICQQTSLPVLLKGVTHPDDALLALEHGAAGIIVSNHGGRQLDGAVATLDVLPSICEAIEQKIPVLLDSGVRRGADVIKAMALGASAVLIGRPYAYALGVAGETGVREVIENFIAETELQLAISGRNSIKEVDRFLVTDAYR, encoded by the coding sequence ATGAGGAACTGTGAAGATATACAGATGAAGTTTTATCAGAGTGGAGACGAGGGCGCCAAACTTTTGCCAGTGTCTATAAAAGAATGGGAAGAGAAGGCAAAAAAGACGCTTGCAGCCGGTCCCTTTGATTATGTAAATGGCGGGGCAGGAGCGGGAGATACCATGCGTGCCAATTTGGAGGCCTTTCAGAAGTACCAGCTCCGACCAAGGATCTGCCGTGATGTCAGCAAGCGGGATTTAACGATCAAATTGTTTGATCAATCCATTCCTGTGCCGATTTTTCTTGCACCCATTGGAGTAAATTCTATCTTGCATCCGGAAGCTGAGCTGGCTCCTGCAAAAGCGGCAGCTCAATTAGGAGTTCCTTATATTCTCAGCAATGTTTCGACAAAGTCAATGGAAGAAGTGGCGGAAGCAATGGGAGATGCTTTACGGTGGTTTCAGTTGTATCCTCCTAAAGACCATGACCTAACAAATAGTTTTCTAAAAAGAGCCGAAGATGCCGGCTATTCAGCAATAGTAGTAACGATTGATTCCATTTTGCTCGGTTGGCGGGAAAAAGATCTTCATAATGCCTACTTGCCTTTTCTTTCAGGAGAAGGGATGGGAAATTACTTCTCTGATCCTGTGTTTCGCTCAAAACTGGAAGAGCCGCCAGAAAAAAATGTAAAAGCAGCGAGTCGAAAGGTGCTGGACGAGGGAAATAACACGGCATTTACGTGGAAAGAGCTGGAGTACATTTGCCAGCAAACGTCATTGCCGGTTTTGCTCAAAGGAGTAACTCATCCGGATGATGCCTTGCTTGCGCTAGAACATGGCGCGGCCGGTATTATCGTATCTAATCACGGAGGGCGACAATTGGACGGAGCGGTGGCAACGCTGGATGTTTTACCTTCCATATGCGAAGCGATTGAACAGAAAATTCCTGTTTTACTGGACAGCGGAGTAAGGAGAGGAGCGGACGTGATCAAGGCAATGGCTCTCGGAGCCTCGGCTGTACTGATCGGTCGGCCTTACGCTTATGCTTTAGGAGTAGCTGGGGAAACAGGAGTAAGAGAAGTTATTGAAAATTTTATTGCAGAGACGGAATTGCAACTGGCTATTTCAGGGCGAAATTCAATTAAAGAAGTGGATCGTTTTCTCGTAACAGATGCTTATCGATAG
- a CDS encoding NAD(P)H-dependent oxidoreductase, with protein sequence MKTLVIYAHPNNESLCHAFLQKVIQGSHENFFINELQVLDLYEEQFNPLLVFNKDKRRRDIYRDPQIEKYRQQITWADKIVFIYPIWWGRPPAMLLGYIDQLFAANFAYRDKKGLFPEGLLKGKSVVCVSTMKGPAKYPLFWLNNAHKILMKRALFRFVGIKKVKFFEFGNMESPKGKQAKKLEKVYRYFKSVNA encoded by the coding sequence ATGAAAACACTAGTTATTTATGCACATCCTAATAATGAAAGTTTATGTCATGCCTTTTTACAAAAAGTAATCCAAGGGAGCCATGAAAATTTCTTCATAAACGAATTGCAAGTTCTTGATTTATATGAAGAGCAATTTAATCCTCTTCTAGTGTTTAATAAAGATAAGCGGAGACGCGATATATATCGTGATCCTCAGATTGAAAAATATAGACAACAAATTACCTGGGCTGACAAGATTGTTTTTATCTATCCCATTTGGTGGGGAAGACCACCGGCTATGCTGTTGGGATATATAGATCAATTATTTGCTGCGAATTTTGCTTACAGAGACAAGAAGGGACTTTTCCCGGAAGGGTTATTAAAAGGAAAATCAGTTGTATGTGTATCCACCATGAAGGGGCCTGCAAAATATCCTCTTTTCTGGTTAAACAATGCGCATAAGATCTTAATGAAAAGAGCTTTATTTCGCTTTGTAGGTATTAAAAAAGTGAAGTTTTTTGAATTTGGCAATATGGAAAGCCCAAAAGGAAAACAAGCAAAAAAGCTGGAGAAAGTATATCGCTATTTTAAAAGCGTGAATGCTTGA
- a CDS encoding MarR family transcriptional regulator → MTHELTKNAKSDSITPVQYTILEHITVNQPVTPSEMSECMHVSMPNMSRELKKLSEKNLIERLTDPKDRRKQYVRLSKKGKTMMDDAFSLIESNFLSRVQHASKEDLEDIDRALDVLQTKLFY, encoded by the coding sequence GTGACGCATGAATTAACAAAAAACGCTAAATCCGATTCTATTACACCTGTTCAATATACGATCCTTGAACATATAACCGTTAATCAGCCGGTTACTCCCAGTGAAATGAGTGAATGCATGCATGTATCCATGCCAAATATGAGCCGTGAATTAAAAAAATTAAGCGAAAAAAACTTAATTGAGAGGTTAACCGACCCTAAAGATCGACGAAAACAATATGTACGTCTCTCTAAAAAGGGAAAAACTATGATGGATGATGCCTTTTCACTTATAGAATCCAACTTCTTAAGCCGTGTACAGCATGCTTCGAAGGAAGATTTAGAGGATATTGACCGCGCCCTCGATGTCCTTCAAACAAAGCTCTTTTATTAA